A segment of the Candidatus Pelagisphaera phototrophica genome:
TTGAGATTTTCGGTCTTCGTGAGATTTGAGGAATCGGGGATGTTCGAGATCTTGCGAACGCGTCTGCTGTGTTCGCGACTTCTAGTTGAAAATGCCCAGTCCAATCGTTACGCCGCCTATTTCGACAACGCCCTTTTTGAGTCCGTCGACCGCTCATTGCCCAACGAAAAGCTGCACGCATTCTCAAGCCCCATTGAGATCGAAGTGCTTCCGCTACCGAGTAAAGGAAGACTGGAATCCTTTAGCGGGCTCTTCAACGTCAATTCAATCGAGGTGAGCGTTCAACCCGCGACTGCCGAGGTAGGGCAGCTAATAGAGGTGCGTGTTGAGGTGAACTCGGATGTCTGTTCGGAAATGCTGGAGTTGCCAGATCTTAGTCGGCAAGCGTCGTTGCAAAACCGTTTTTGGGTGGGGCAGGAAGTAAATGAAATTTGGAGGCCAAGCGGCCGCACGTTTGTCGCCCGGGCAAGGCCTCTGTCAGTTGAGTCGATCGCTTTTCCTAGTTTGGCGATACAGATCTTCGATCCTGATGAGGCGGACTATCGCTTGATCCGTACAAGACCCGTACCCATTGAAATCTCGGCTCGAGATGGCATGAGTTACTTCCCGGTGGAGAAAATTCCTGGAGCGCAGTATTCGGTTATAGGCAGCAACGAAGGAATATGGCACAACTATGATGCGACGATTATGGGCGATGTAATGGATGAACTTGTGAACCTGCTGGCCGATGGCCTATGGGCGTTTGTTCTGCTCGGGCCCATCTTGTTTTATGGGCTCTCATTTTGGGCGCGAGAAGCGCGGCGACGCGCCATAGATGAAGCCTATCGAATCCGTCGCGAAGCGTTCGAAAAATTTAAGCGAGCGGCGTCGAAGGGGGAAGACGATGTGGAAGCGCTCAGGGAGTTGGTCGCGGCATGCTTTGAGCGCAGGCAAGCGGCTTTGACCGCGAAGGACGTGGCGAGACTTCTCGACGCGGCCGAAGGGGAAAGGGATCTAGTAGAGGAGATTGAGGCGACCATTGGAGAAACGGATACTCGGAAGTACAATCCAGGAAAGGGCAAGCCGGGAGAACGAAAGCGAACAGGGCGGTTGGGTGAACGCGTTTTTGAGCTTTTTCAAAAAGGACTTGTATCCGTTATCTTGATAATCGCTTTGGGTGCGGCTGAATATTCGAACGCTGCGGATTGGGACGATGCAGAAGCCCTTTTCACAGCTGCTTTGGAATCGGCAGAGGAGGGGTTGGGTTCGGAAATGACTGAATCCAAATTTGCCGCGGCTGCTCTCGAGTTTGAAAGCTGCGCTGCGAATGGGATTAGAGCGGGTCTGTCCTGGTACAATGCGGGAAACGCCTGGTTTAAAACGGGCGAGATTGGCCGCTCGATTGCGAGTTACCGGCAAGCCCAGACGCGAATGCCCTTTGATGAGAGATTGGCGACGAGCCTTGAGGCGGCCCGAGCCCTTAGACTTGACTCGTTTTCGCATGATCGAGAATCAATAGAAACTCCGATTCGTTGGCAAAAGGCAATGTTCTCTCTGCTTTGGCTGGTTTCGTTTGGTGTGACTTTGTTTTGGATACGATACCGGAATCGAGTTTGGCTGACGGTGTCAGGCGTGTTGTTTGGGGTGACGATAATGCAAGGACTGCTTCTGGGATGGGCTGTCGTTGCGGGACGGGATGAAGGCGTTTTGATTGTGGATGAGGTATATGGGCGAAAAGGTCCCGGGTATTCCTATTTGTCTTCATATGCCGATCCTCTGCACAATGGAATTGAGCTTTCTCTGTTGGAAGTGCGAGGAGAATGGCTCTTGGCTAGCTTGGAAGACGGTTCTGATTGCTGGCTGCCGTGCGAGACTGTGCAGATACTGGAACGGTAGGCACGTGAGCAGTCGTAAATCGTGAATGGGAGAAGGGTTCTCTTAATTGTATGCTCTGGGCGAGCCATCGCTATTCTTCTTTTCTGGACAATAGGCTCAATATCGTCAGTTTTTAAATTTACCCCATGAATTACCGAATCCCGAAAATCCAGTTTGCGAAAAGGACTATTGTTTGGAGCGTTCTGTTGCTTTGGGGACAACTTCACTCCGGATTAATCCATGCAGAAGAGTCGGACGACTTGGTTTCCTTTAATCATGATATACGTCCCATCATGTCGGATACATGTTTCCAATGTCATGGACCCGACAAAAATACTCGGGAAGCAAACCTGCGATTAGATTCAATCGAGGGAGCAACCAAGGATTTGGGCGGATACGCGGCGATTGTTCCAGGTGATCCTGACGAGAGTGAGCTGATTTGGAGAATCCTCTCGGAAGCTGATTCGGAACGCATGCCTCCAGAGGAGCACCCCCGTCGGTTGACAGACGAGGAAAAGGAGCTTTTCAGAAAATGGGTCGAGCAAGGCGCTAAGTATGAAGCCCACTGGGCATTCCTTCTACCGGTGCGAGGGAGGCTTCCTCAGGAAAGGGATCCCGTTTGGGAGCGGAACCCGATTGACGCATTCGTTTTTTCCAAATTGAAAGAAAAAGGTCTCACTCCTTCTCCGGAAGCCGATCGCGAGACTCTCATTCGCAGGATAACGCTGGATTTGACTGGACTCCCACCGACCATTGAGGAGGTCGAGGCGTTTCTTTCGGACCGGTCGCCGGATGCCTATGAGAAGGTGGTAGATCGGCTGTTGGCGTCGCCTCGGTATGGGGAGCGCATGGTATGGGAATGGCTAGACGCTGCCCGTTATGCTGACAGCAATGGCTACCAGAATGACGATGAGCGGGGAATGTGGCCCTGGCGTGACTGGGCAGTTGACGCTCTGAATTCAAATATGCCGTTTGACCAGTTCACCATCGAACAGCTCGCGGGCGACTTGCTGCCTCAGCCGACGATGGAACAGAAGCTCGCCACCGCATTTTTGAGAAACCACATGATCAATGGTGAGGGGGGACGACTTGCGGAGGAGAATCGAATTGACTATCTGGTCGATCAGACGGACACGGTATCCACGATCTGGATGGGTCTGACGATGGGATGCGCTCGTTGCCACGACCACAAGTATGATCCCGTTTCCCAGCGTGAGTACTATCAGCTCATGGCCTTTTTTGACAAGACAGAGGTTACGGGCAAAGGTCGTAATCCGCATACACTTCCAATCCTAGATCTCACCACTGAGATTCACGAGCAGCGTGTCGAAGAGCTGGAAGAAGCGAAGCGGATCGCAGCGAACCGTTTGGACCTGGTGGAGCGAGCCTTATTCCCTAGGGAAGAGGGAGCGCTGGCCATCGAGTCGGAAAAGGCGAAATCGATTACTAACGGAACCGTTCAAGGAATTCTCAAGCAACCGGTCATCAAACGACGGCCCGAGCCTTTGACGGAGATAATCGCCGTTTATGGTGAAACCGAACCGAAGTATGTGGAGGCGACGCTAAACTATATCGACGCTTACAAGGATCTCGACGTCTACAGCAACTCGCGTCCGATCGTGATGATCATGGAGGACTCCGTGGAACGGGATACTCACATTCTCGAAAACGGTCTGTACGACCAGCCGAGAGAAAAAGTGACGACGGGTTTTCCTTCTGCTTTGAATGGTGGCGATGAAGTGACGGGTGATTTCAACCGTCTCGATCTGGCGAAGTGGCTGATGTCCGAAGATAATCCGCTTACGGCGCGAGTGACTGTTAACCGATTTTGGCAGCAGTATTTTGGTAGAGGTATCTTGGAACAGGTGGAGAACTTTGGGGTTCAGAGTAAGCCACCGGTACACGAAGCCTTGTTGGACTGGCTGGCGGTCGAGTTTCGCGAGAGCAACTGGAATGTGAAGGAGCTTCACAAGTTGGTTGTGACGAGCGCGACTTACCGTCAATCGTCTCGAGTTACACCTGAGTTAATAGAGCGTGATCCGCAAAACGAACTGCTCGCGCGTGGGCCTCGTTTTCGCATGCCGTCCTGGATGATCAGAGATCAAGCTTTAGCTCTAGGAGGTCTTCTGAATGAAGCTCAAGGAGGCCCCCCCGTGATGCCTTATCAACCCGAAGGGATCTGGAAGGAGGCGTCCTTTGGATTTATTGAGTACGAACAGGGAAATGGAGAAGACCTGTATCGAAGAAGTTTGTACACTTTCTGGAGGCGCATCGTGGGGCCATCTATCTTTTTTGACGCGACTCCGCGTCAGGTCTGTGAGGTCAAAACCAAGCGAACCAATACACCCCTACATGCCTTGACCACACTGAATGATGTCACTTTTGCCGAAGCCGCTCGAGGGTTTGCGAAACGATTGCTAACGGAGTTCAAAGGAAGCGACTCTAAGCGGTTGTGGACTGCCTTTCGTATGGCTACGGCCAGGGATCCCAACAAAACGGAACAGAGGACTCTGAAAGTAGCCTTGGCGAAGTACCGTTCCCATTTTGCAGACGACCCGGATGCCGCTCTCAAGGTTGCCAGTGCAGGTGAGTCTAAAAGAAACGATCGGTTGAATCCTGTCGAACACGCCTCTTGGGCGACGATTGGCTTAATGCTGCTGAATTTGGATGAAACGATTACTAAGGAATGATGATCGATTTGTATAAAGCGCAGATTAGGACTAAATTGAATCAGGTAGCGGGCGATCTCCGAGCGCCCGTGGATAAGTACTACAGTCTTAATATGGGTGCTCGGAGATCGCCCGCTACCTTGCCATGAATCCATTAATTGATTGGAAAAGACAGTTTACTCGCAGAGAGTTTTTTGGAAAGTCGGCTCAAAGCGTAGGCGCGGTGGCTCTGGCAAGTTTGCTCGATCCGAAAGCGCTAGCCCGATCTCCATCTGGGCCCCCGAGTCTCCCTCATTTTGCCCCGAAGGCAAAGCGTATCATTTATTTACTGCAGAACGGAGCCCCATCGCATGTCGACTTATTTGATCATAAGCCCATGCTGGCAAAGCTAAGAGGGGAGCCGGTTCCCGATTCGATTTTAGGGGGCAAACGCTTTAGCTCCATGACCGATACCAAGGAGAAGCTGCTCTTGCCGAATATTACTGAATTCGCCCAATATGGAAAAAGCGGTATCACTTTAGGCAGCTTTCTTCCGCATACGGCCGAGATCGTTGACGATTTGTGCTTTATCCGGTCCATGCACACGACATCGGTTAACCATGCTCCGGGCATCAATTATTTTCTTTCCGGAGCGGAGATTCCGGGCCGTCCCAGCATGGGAGCCTGGCTTAGTTATGGGCTCGGTTCGGACGCGGAAGACTTGCCTTCGTTTGTGGCTATGACCTCTCGGGACAAGGAAGCATCCTGTGGTCAGATCTTCTACGACTTCTATTGGGGCTCCGGTTTCTTGCCCACGAAATATCAGGGCGTGAAATTTCGTGGCAGCGGAAGCCCTGTTCTGTATTTGTCAAACCCCGACGGAGTCAGTCGTGAGCTGAGGCGTAGTATGCTAGATGATCTGGAGAAGCTGAACGAGGAGAAGCTCAAAGACTATGGTGATCCGGAAATCGCGACGCGGATCTCTCAATACGAAATGGCTTACCAAATGCAAATGAGCGTTCCCGAGCTCACTGACTTTACTAGCGAATCGGAATCGACTCTCTCGATGTACGGTCCAGATGTGCATCGTCAGGGGAGTTTTGCCTACAATTGTCTAATGGCGAGAAGACTGGCGGAACGGGGTACACGTTTCATCCAGTTGATGCATGCCGGCTGGGACCAGCATAATAATTTGAACCGGCAATTGAAAGTCCAATGCATGGATACGGATCAACCCAGTGCTGCCCTGATTAAGGATTTGAAATCACGTGGAATGCTGGATGACACCTTGGTTATTTGGGGAGGCGAGTTTGGTCGGACACCCTTTCTGCAGGGAGAGTTTGAAGACTACGCTCGCTGGGGAAGAGACCATCATCCGTATGGGTTCACCGTCTGGATGGCCGGAGGCGGAGTAAAACCTGGGATGGTTTATGGAGCCACAGATGAATTTGGGTTCAATGCCGTGGAGGATCCGGTGCATGTGCATGACTTTCAGGCCACGATCATGCATTTGATGGGGATTGATCACGAGCGGTTCACCTACAAGTTCCAAGGCCGCAACTATCGCTTGACCGACGTGCATGGTCAGGTGGTAAAGCCCATTTTGGCGTGAAGTTGAGTATATTGATTCTAAACCACAGATCTCATGGATTGTACAGATGATTTGGAAATCGTTCTAGAGACAAAGGCTAATAGGCGGTTAGTGATAGGTAAGTGAGGACCGGTTTCCTCTCGTAGGGCCAGCGCTTGTGCTGTGCAGCGTTGGTTTGGAAGAGGGCGATCTCTGAGCGCCCAACCGATAGAAACGACAATGGGCGCTTGGAGATGGCCCGCTACCTTTAAATACCTTGGAGATGCTTTGTTTTGTAATACAACCGTTAGGATACGGCCTACGCGGCACGGCGCAAGCACCGGCCCTACGTTGAAATGGCTAATGGCTAGTCGCTCGTGAATTTAGTCGCACGACCAGCGACTGGTAGCCGGCTTTGCGTTGGTATTGCGCTTCGCGTTCGATGTTTTCATCGAAGTCGATGAGTTCTATACTTCCTATGTGTTCTGAGAGTTTCTTGAGGAGGGAGCGGATGATTAGGCGGGCGTGGGGCGCTCCGAGGCACATGTGAGTTCCGGCTCCGTAGGCGATATGTGGATTGGGTCGGCGATCGAGACGCACTTCTTCGGGGGAATCGAATACGGTTTCATCGAAGTTGGCGGAGGCCCAGCAAAGAGAGATCCGTTCATTGGAAGCGACGCTGTAGCCTTCGATCTCCGTATCCACAGGACACTTGCGCCCGATATGAGTCAGGGGAGTGATCACTCGAACAAACTCTTCCGCGGCGGTGGGAATGATCTTTGGTTCTTTCCGAATCGAATCGAGCTTTTGAATATGGGAACTGAAGTAGGCGATGATGCCGGTTATGGTATTAATGACGGTGTCGCGCCCACCGGCGAAGGTGAGGTTGGTGAAACCCTCCATCTCGTCTCGCGTTAGGGATCGACCTTGAAAGGTGGCTTGGGTGAGGGCGCTGAAGAAGTCTTCACTTGGCTCCTTTTCGGCCCGATCAAGCTGTTGCTGAATGTAGCTGTCTAGCTGCGATCCTTTCTCACCCGTCTTCGGGTCACGGAAGACGTGTATTCCCCACCGGATCCAGCATTCCGCTTCGGTTGGAGGAACATTGAGAAGAATCGCTAGCGCTCGACTCTGGATGGGGAGGGCGAAGTCGCGCACGATTTCAATCGAGTCGCGTGCTACCGCATCTGAAAGGGCGTCGCCGATCAGTTGCTCGACCTGTTCGATCATCTCAGGTTTCAGGGCTCGACGAAAAAAGGGCTCCACGATCTTGCGGTATTCCGTGTGTATAGGTGGATCGGTCTCGATGGGCAACTGCCGAACGCTTCGGACATCCTCCTCTTGAGGGATGGGAACATGGAATGGGTCATCTGAGCTGAAGGTCCTCCAGTCCTTCGCCGCTGCTCGTACGTCCTTGTGACGAAGAATCATAGGAATGGTCTCCCCGTCAAAGTCGTTCGGCAGAACTCCTTCGGATTTTCGGGCCTGTTTAAATGGATCGTGGGGACAGAATGCGTCAGCGCTCATGTGGCCTAGATTGGAGAGAAGACTCGGAAAGGAAAGACGCTTTCTTGGTTTTAGGGGCAAATGTAAATGAGGAAGCTTTCCCCCTTACTGCATTCAATCGGAAAGAGGTTTGTATAATACGAATGGAAAGTTTGGTTGGCAAAGCAGACTTGGCTCGGCTTGATTTATGGTGGTTGATTGAATTTTGCTCAAATTTGAGCCAAAATGGGATAACAGTCGGCCATTCTTGTTTAAGACGAGTTATATTTGAATGTAGCTTAAACTGTGTGCGTTCGCCCATTCCTACCGAAACCCTACCGCTACTATGGGAAAAAAGGCGTAAGTTTTTACCATCAAAGAAGTCTAAAACGACCCCTTTTCAATTCGTGTTATGGGCACATAATAGATTGATAATAGCCCTGATATGCAGAATTTGAGGAACGATTCTAGATGCCGAATCTGCTAAGATTTTAATAATAAGCCTACTATTTGCAAAGTTGGTTTTTTTAGGCTTGATTGAATGTCCAAATCTGCTGCGAGAAGAGATAGGGTATTCAGACCCCAAAGCGGTCACAAAGAGTTGCGTTTGCGCCGGCGACTTAGGGTGGGAAAACTTGGCGCTCACGACTTCAGTTTTAATATGAGTGACAATCTCTTACAGGAATTTCAGTTTATGCGGTGTGGGATGGCTTTAGCAACTCTCTCTTTTGCTGCGATCTCGGTATGGGGCAAAGCAATCGACGAGCCCAGCGAGCCAACGTCGGGCGTCGAGGAGAGCGATTTTATTGTAAGTGAAAAAAACGAGGTGGAGCTTGTCGAGGACTCTAACATAAGCGAAGCGATTCAGCGACGGCCGGATTTAACCTTTTCAAATGTCACTATTGATGGGGAGGATTCGCTTCAATCGCTAGACAGTATTTCAGCCGATGACGTTACCTCAGTTGAGGTAATGAAAGCGGTGACGCCTGATCAGGACGCTGATTCGCGTGGAGGTTCCATACGATTGAAAACTCGGCCTTCCTACACACAAAAGGAAATTTCGACAAAAATAATGCTCGAGAGCGAATACAACTCTTACATTGAAGAGCTTGGTTATGAGGGCAGTATATCGGTGGGTGGGCCGTTGAACGGGGCAGCGACTATCGGTGGTCGATTGACTTTTAGTTATGAAGATGAACCAGAAGGAAATCAGTATATCAACAAGGACTGGTTTCGTAGAACGGTTAATGGCGAATCTAAGCTTCTACTCAGAGAGTTGAAACTAAATGACATCCGCGAAT
Coding sequences within it:
- a CDS encoding cytochrome P450 — encoded protein: MSADAFCPHDPFKQARKSEGVLPNDFDGETIPMILRHKDVRAAAKDWRTFSSDDPFHVPIPQEEDVRSVRQLPIETDPPIHTEYRKIVEPFFRRALKPEMIEQVEQLIGDALSDAVARDSIEIVRDFALPIQSRALAILLNVPPTEAECWIRWGIHVFRDPKTGEKGSQLDSYIQQQLDRAEKEPSEDFFSALTQATFQGRSLTRDEMEGFTNLTFAGGRDTVINTITGIIAYFSSHIQKLDSIRKEPKIIPTAAEEFVRVITPLTHIGRKCPVDTEIEGYSVASNERISLCWASANFDETVFDSPEEVRLDRRPNPHIAYGAGTHMCLGAPHARLIIRSLLKKLSEHIGSIELIDFDENIEREAQYQRKAGYQSLVVRLNSRATSH
- a CDS encoding PSD1 and planctomycete cytochrome C domain-containing protein, whose amino-acid sequence is MNYRIPKIQFAKRTIVWSVLLLWGQLHSGLIHAEESDDLVSFNHDIRPIMSDTCFQCHGPDKNTREANLRLDSIEGATKDLGGYAAIVPGDPDESELIWRILSEADSERMPPEEHPRRLTDEEKELFRKWVEQGAKYEAHWAFLLPVRGRLPQERDPVWERNPIDAFVFSKLKEKGLTPSPEADRETLIRRITLDLTGLPPTIEEVEAFLSDRSPDAYEKVVDRLLASPRYGERMVWEWLDAARYADSNGYQNDDERGMWPWRDWAVDALNSNMPFDQFTIEQLAGDLLPQPTMEQKLATAFLRNHMINGEGGRLAEENRIDYLVDQTDTVSTIWMGLTMGCARCHDHKYDPVSQREYYQLMAFFDKTEVTGKGRNPHTLPILDLTTEIHEQRVEELEEAKRIAANRLDLVERALFPREEGALAIESEKAKSITNGTVQGILKQPVIKRRPEPLTEIIAVYGETEPKYVEATLNYIDAYKDLDVYSNSRPIVMIMEDSVERDTHILENGLYDQPREKVTTGFPSALNGGDEVTGDFNRLDLAKWLMSEDNPLTARVTVNRFWQQYFGRGILEQVENFGVQSKPPVHEALLDWLAVEFRESNWNVKELHKLVVTSATYRQSSRVTPELIERDPQNELLARGPRFRMPSWMIRDQALALGGLLNEAQGGPPVMPYQPEGIWKEASFGFIEYEQGNGEDLYRRSLYTFWRRIVGPSIFFDATPRQVCEVKTKRTNTPLHALTTLNDVTFAEAARGFAKRLLTEFKGSDSKRLWTAFRMATARDPNKTEQRTLKVALAKYRSHFADDPDAALKVASAGESKRNDRLNPVEHASWATIGLMLLNLDETITKE
- a CDS encoding DUF1501 domain-containing protein, translated to MNPLIDWKRQFTRREFFGKSAQSVGAVALASLLDPKALARSPSGPPSLPHFAPKAKRIIYLLQNGAPSHVDLFDHKPMLAKLRGEPVPDSILGGKRFSSMTDTKEKLLLPNITEFAQYGKSGITLGSFLPHTAEIVDDLCFIRSMHTTSVNHAPGINYFLSGAEIPGRPSMGAWLSYGLGSDAEDLPSFVAMTSRDKEASCGQIFYDFYWGSGFLPTKYQGVKFRGSGSPVLYLSNPDGVSRELRRSMLDDLEKLNEEKLKDYGDPEIATRISQYEMAYQMQMSVPELTDFTSESESTLSMYGPDVHRQGSFAYNCLMARRLAERGTRFIQLMHAGWDQHNNLNRQLKVQCMDTDQPSAALIKDLKSRGMLDDTLVIWGGEFGRTPFLQGEFEDYARWGRDHHPYGFTVWMAGGGVKPGMVYGATDEFGFNAVEDPVHVHDFQATIMHLMGIDHERFTYKFQGRNYRLTDVHGQVVKPILA